From one Bacillus sp. FJAT-42376 genomic stretch:
- the accD gene encoding acetyl-CoA carboxylase, carboxyltransferase subunit beta: MLKDLFSKKKKYASIPSEQTRQDVPEGIMTKCPNCKKILLTKELNKNLKVCVNCEYHIQMNAKERIKSLFDEQSFKEYDADMISENPLHFPDYQEKLEKDRKKTSQNEAVVTGEGTIDGLRTVVAVMDASFRMGSMGSVVGEKITRAVEQAKEKKLPFIIFTASGGARMQEGVLSLMQMAKTSSALKLFSNEGGLAISVMTHPTTGGVSASFASLGDYNLAEPGALIGFAGRRIIEQTIREELPEDFQTAEFLLKHGQLDSVVSRLQLKETLARILDLHQGGRQ, encoded by the coding sequence TTGCTTAAGGATCTTTTTTCAAAGAAAAAGAAATATGCTTCTATTCCTTCTGAACAGACAAGGCAGGATGTTCCTGAAGGTATTATGACAAAGTGTCCGAACTGTAAAAAAATTCTTTTGACTAAAGAATTAAATAAAAATCTTAAGGTATGCGTGAACTGTGAATACCACATTCAAATGAATGCGAAAGAAAGAATTAAAAGCCTGTTTGATGAACAGTCTTTTAAAGAATATGACGCGGATATGATTTCGGAGAATCCTCTCCATTTTCCTGACTATCAGGAAAAGCTGGAAAAAGACCGCAAAAAGACCTCTCAAAATGAAGCAGTTGTTACGGGAGAAGGTACAATTGACGGACTGCGTACGGTTGTAGCAGTAATGGATGCGAGCTTCAGGATGGGGAGCATGGGTTCAGTAGTAGGCGAAAAAATTACACGGGCTGTGGAGCAGGCGAAAGAGAAAAAATTGCCATTCATTATTTTTACAGCTTCCGGCGGTGCAAGAATGCAAGAGGGTGTATTAAGCCTTATGCAGATGGCTAAAACGAGCTCTGCCCTTAAGTTGTTCAGCAATGAAGGGGGACTTGCTATCTCTGTGATGACCCATCCCACTACTGGAGGAGTGTCTGCAAGCTTCGCTTCACTGGGTGATTATAATCTGGCGGAACCTGGTGCGCTTATTGGATTTGCTGGAAGAAGAATCATTGAGCAAACGATTCGTGAAGAGCTTCCTGAAGACTTTCAGACAGCAGAATTTTTACTGAAACACGGCCAGCTGGATTCCGTTGTTTCCCGTCTTCAGCTTAAAGAAACGCTCGCCAGAATTTTGGATCTTCATCAAGGAGGCAGGCAATAA
- the accA gene encoding acetyl-CoA carboxylase carboxyl transferase subunit alpha translates to MVGELEFEKPVLELKKKIAELKDFTATADVDLSAEIERLENRLEKLEKDIYSNISPWDRVQIARHPKRPTTMDYVEILFTDFFECHGDRYFGDDEAIIGGIAKFKGTPVTVIGHQRGKDTKENIRRNFGSPHPEGYRKALRLMKQADKFGRPIITFIDTKGAYPGKAAEERGQSEAIAKNLFEMAGLSVPVICVVIGEGGSGGALGIGVGNHLLMLENSTYSVISPEGAAALLWKDSSQAKRAAESMKITAPDLKELGVVDEIISEVKGGAHRDVNEQALFIEQQLVKSMAALSKMDKNRLIEHRYEKYKSIGEVSFAEEMLGMH, encoded by the coding sequence ATGGTTGGAGAGCTTGAGTTCGAAAAACCCGTCTTGGAACTGAAAAAAAAGATAGCGGAACTGAAGGATTTTACGGCAACGGCTGATGTTGACCTCTCGGCAGAAATTGAGAGGCTTGAAAACCGTCTGGAGAAGCTGGAAAAAGATATCTATTCAAATATTAGCCCATGGGACAGGGTGCAGATCGCAAGGCATCCGAAAAGACCGACTACGATGGACTACGTCGAAATTCTTTTTACGGACTTCTTTGAATGCCACGGAGACCGCTATTTCGGTGATGATGAAGCGATAATTGGAGGAATTGCAAAATTTAAAGGGACTCCGGTAACTGTTATCGGCCATCAGCGGGGAAAGGATACGAAAGAGAATATCCGCCGAAACTTCGGATCTCCGCATCCTGAAGGCTATAGAAAAGCGCTCAGATTGATGAAGCAGGCCGATAAATTTGGACGTCCGATCATTACTTTTATTGATACGAAAGGTGCCTATCCGGGAAAAGCAGCCGAAGAACGTGGCCAAAGTGAAGCCATTGCGAAGAATTTGTTTGAAATGGCCGGCCTGTCGGTTCCGGTAATCTGTGTTGTTATCGGTGAAGGAGGGAGCGGAGGAGCCCTTGGTATTGGAGTGGGCAACCATTTGCTCATGCTTGAAAATTCAACATACTCCGTGATCTCTCCAGAAGGCGCAGCAGCCCTTCTCTGGAAGGACTCGAGTCAGGCCAAAAGGGCAGCGGAGTCCATGAAAATTACGGCACCGGACTTAAAAGAACTTGGTGTTGTAGACGAAATCATCAGCGAAGTAAAAGGCGGGGCTCACAGAGATGTAAACGAACAGGCTCTTTTTATCGAGCAGCAGCTTGTCAAATCGATGGCCGCATTATCTAAAATGGATAAAAACCGTCTCATCGAGCACCGCTACGAAAAGTATAAATCAATCGGCGAAGTTTCATTTGCGGAAGAAATGCTTGGTATGCATTAA
- the pfkA gene encoding 6-phosphofructokinase: MKRIGVLTSGGDSPGMNAAVRAVVRKAIYHDVEVFGIYHGYSGLIAGNIEKLELGSVGDIIHRGGTKLYTARCPEFKTVEGREKGIEQLKKYGIEGLVVIGGDGSYMGAKKLTEMGFPCVGVPGTIDNDIPGTDLTIGFDTALNTVIDAIDKIRDTATSHERTYVIEVMGRHAGDIALWSGLAGGAETILIPEADHDMDDVVARLKRGHERGKKHSIIIVAEGVGSGVEFGKKIEEATQFETRVSVLGHIQRGGSPTAADRVLASRLGAYAVELLLEGKGGRCVGIQNNKLVDHDIIEILETKHTVDPKLYQLSQELSI, translated from the coding sequence TTGAAAAGAATCGGCGTTTTGACAAGCGGAGGAGATTCCCCAGGGATGAATGCAGCGGTACGCGCTGTTGTCCGTAAAGCGATCTACCATGACGTTGAGGTATTTGGCATCTATCATGGTTATTCCGGATTGATTGCCGGAAATATTGAGAAATTAGAACTTGGCTCTGTAGGAGATATCATCCACCGCGGAGGTACGAAGCTGTATACAGCCCGCTGTCCTGAATTTAAAACAGTTGAAGGACGGGAAAAAGGGATTGAACAGTTAAAAAAATATGGAATCGAAGGCCTTGTTGTTATAGGCGGAGACGGTTCTTATATGGGCGCAAAGAAACTTACTGAAATGGGTTTCCCATGTGTGGGTGTTCCCGGAACAATTGACAATGATATTCCTGGAACGGACTTGACCATTGGATTTGATACGGCCTTGAATACAGTAATCGATGCGATTGATAAAATCCGCGATACAGCCACATCCCATGAACGCACGTATGTTATTGAAGTAATGGGCCGGCATGCCGGGGATATCGCTCTATGGTCCGGTCTTGCAGGAGGAGCAGAAACCATTCTGATTCCAGAAGCGGACCATGATATGGATGATGTGGTTGCCCGATTGAAAAGGGGCCATGAGCGCGGCAAAAAGCACAGTATTATTATTGTGGCTGAAGGTGTTGGAAGCGGAGTGGAATTCGGCAAAAAGATTGAAGAAGCTACGCAATTTGAGACGAGGGTTTCCGTTCTTGGACATATTCAGCGCGGGGGCTCGCCTACTGCTGCAGACCGGGTGCTCGCAAGCCGTTTAGGTGCTTATGCTGTTGAGCTTTTGCTTGAAGGAAAAGGCGGACGATGTGTAGGAATCCAGAACAACAAACTTGTTGATCACGACATCATTGAAATCCTTGAAACGAAGCATACCGTTGATCCGAAATTGTATCAGCTTTCTCAGGAATTATCTATTTAA
- a CDS encoding GntR family transcriptional regulator → MQGPKSRVYEATLQQIRLIIKKDGLLPGDKIPSERELADRLNVGRSSVREALRALELLGMIETRRGEGTFIKDFKENHLVNVLGLFVLEDSKAVEDILEMSELIEKHALLKILQSSDEKKLVQLERDFRKGIDSPQELMGKLIHMAGNHLLFRTWSVLADYLKAGSDFQEPPVPVYEELMSGLVLNNKSLVLQAYDRISKYKIISS, encoded by the coding sequence ATGCAAGGTCCAAAGTCAAGAGTCTATGAAGCGACACTTCAGCAGATCCGGCTGATTATAAAGAAGGACGGCCTGTTGCCGGGAGATAAAATTCCATCTGAAAGAGAGCTGGCCGACCGGTTGAACGTCGGCCGCTCTTCTGTCCGTGAGGCGTTGAGGGCGCTGGAGCTTCTTGGCATGATTGAGACAAGAAGAGGAGAAGGAACCTTTATTAAGGATTTTAAGGAAAATCATCTCGTAAATGTTCTCGGGCTTTTTGTTCTGGAAGATTCAAAGGCGGTTGAAGATATTCTGGAAATGAGCGAGTTAATTGAAAAACATGCTTTGTTAAAAATTCTTCAATCCTCTGACGAAAAGAAGCTTGTTCAGCTTGAACGGGATTTCAGAAAAGGAATTGATAGTCCTCAGGAGCTGATGGGCAAACTGATTCATATGGCGGGGAATCACCTGCTTTTCCGGACATGGTCGGTTCTTGCTGACTACCTGAAGGCAGGGAGCGATTTTCAGGAACCTCCCGTTCCGGTATACGAAGAGCTGATGTCAGGACTTGTCCTCAATAATAAAAGTCTGGTTCTTCAGGCATATGATCGCATCAGCAAGTACAAAATTATCTCCAGCTGA
- a CDS encoding malic enzyme-like NAD(P)-binding protein, with protein sequence MSLREEALHMHRVNKGKLESKSKVPVRNAKDLSLAYSPGVAEPCKAIYDDKNKVYDYTMKGNMVAVVSDGTAVLGLGNIGPEAALPVMEGKAVLFKSFAGVDAFPICLNTTDIDRIVETVKLLEPTFGGVNLEDIAAPNCFVIEERLKKETNIPIFHDDQHGTAIVTAAGLLNALKLAGKKMSSIKVVANGAGAAGIAIIKLLYRYGVRDIIMCDSKGAIYEGRTAGMNEVKDQVAKFTNREKAAGSLADVMTDADVFIGVSVEGALSKEMVQSMKENPIIFAMANPVPEIMPEDAREAGAMVIGTGRSDFPNQVNNVLAFPGIFRGALDVRATHINEQMKMAAVEAIAGLINENEIRPDYVIPAPFDPRVAPAVAAAVAKAAMETGVARIKVSPEEVAEKTRQLAIIGEN encoded by the coding sequence TTGTCTTTACGTGAAGAAGCGCTGCATATGCACCGCGTTAACAAAGGGAAACTTGAATCAAAATCAAAAGTGCCGGTCAGAAATGCAAAGGACTTAAGTCTTGCCTATTCTCCTGGTGTTGCTGAGCCGTGCAAAGCCATCTATGATGATAAAAATAAGGTGTATGACTATACAATGAAAGGCAACATGGTAGCGGTTGTTTCAGACGGGACTGCGGTACTTGGCCTTGGGAACATCGGACCGGAGGCAGCTCTCCCAGTCATGGAAGGAAAAGCTGTTCTTTTTAAAAGCTTTGCCGGAGTGGATGCGTTCCCTATTTGTCTTAACACAACAGACATTGATCGAATCGTGGAGACCGTCAAGCTTCTCGAGCCGACTTTTGGGGGAGTGAACCTCGAGGATATCGCGGCTCCTAATTGTTTTGTCATAGAAGAAAGGCTGAAAAAGGAAACGAATATTCCAATATTCCATGATGATCAGCATGGTACAGCTATTGTGACAGCTGCCGGCCTTTTAAATGCACTGAAGCTTGCCGGGAAGAAAATGTCTTCCATTAAAGTCGTTGCAAACGGGGCAGGAGCTGCCGGAATTGCGATTATTAAACTATTATACCGCTATGGTGTGCGGGATATCATTATGTGTGATTCCAAAGGAGCCATCTATGAAGGCCGGACAGCCGGCATGAACGAAGTGAAGGATCAGGTCGCCAAATTCACGAATCGTGAAAAAGCAGCCGGTTCCCTTGCTGATGTAATGACGGATGCAGATGTCTTTATTGGTGTTTCAGTTGAAGGAGCTCTTTCAAAAGAAATGGTGCAGAGCATGAAAGAAAATCCAATTATTTTTGCAATGGCCAATCCGGTGCCGGAGATTATGCCGGAAGATGCGCGGGAAGCCGGGGCTATGGTCATCGGCACAGGGCGTTCGGATTTCCCGAATCAAGTCAACAACGTGCTGGCATTCCCTGGAATATTCAGGGGGGCTTTGGATGTAAGAGCTACTCATATCAATGAACAGATGAAAATGGCGGCAGTCGAAGCCATTGCCGGACTGATAAATGAAAATGAAATTCGTCCGGATTACGTGATTCCGGCACCTTTTGATCCTCGTGTTGCGCCTGCAGTGGCAGCAGCAGTAGCGAAGGCTGCGATGGAAACAGGAGTTGCCAGAATAAAAGTATCACCTGAAGAAGTAGCTGAAAAAACGAGACAGCTTGCGATTATCGGCGAAAATTGA
- the pyk gene encoding pyruvate kinase, whose amino-acid sequence MRKTKIVCTIGPASESVEKLTDLMNAGMNVSRLNFSHGDFEEHGNRIKNIREASRLTGKTVAILLDTKGPEIRTHSMQDGAIELETGKEIIVSMKEVTGTTEKFSISYEGLVDDVHPGSTILLDDGLIGLEVIDVNKSAGEIRTKIMNSGTLKNKKGVNVPGVSVNLPGITEKDAKDIVFGIEQGVDFIAASFVRRASDVLEIRELLEEHKATDIQIIPKIENQEGVDNIDEILEVSDGLMVARGDLGVEIPAEEVPLVQKDLIKKCNALGKPVITATQMLDSMQRNPRPTRAEASDVANAIFDGTDAIMLSGETAAGQYPVEAVQTMHNIASRAETALDYKGTLSKRREQTGMTITDAIGQSVAHTALNLNVSAVVTPTESGHTARMISKYRPQAPIVAVTSCDSVSRKLALVWGVFSKTGTKAGSTDEMLENAVQESIQTGIVKHGDLIVITAGVPIGEAGTTNLMKVYIVGDILAKGQGIGRKSAFGKVVIANNAEEASAKMTEGAILVTRGTDRDMMDALNKASALIAEEGGLTSHAAVVGLSLGIPVIVGVENAASILEDGMEITVDGTRGAIYKGHASVI is encoded by the coding sequence ATGCGTAAAACAAAAATAGTTTGTACAATTGGCCCTGCAAGTGAGTCCGTTGAAAAGCTTACTGATCTGATGAATGCCGGAATGAATGTTTCCCGTCTGAACTTTTCACACGGTGATTTTGAAGAGCACGGAAACCGTATTAAAAATATCCGCGAAGCATCCAGACTTACAGGTAAGACAGTGGCAATTCTTCTGGATACAAAAGGTCCTGAAATCCGCACCCATTCTATGCAGGATGGCGCGATTGAGCTTGAGACTGGCAAAGAAATTATTGTTTCAATGAAAGAAGTAACAGGAACCACTGAGAAATTTTCGATTTCCTATGAGGGTCTTGTGGATGATGTGCATCCCGGATCGACCATTCTTCTTGATGATGGATTGATCGGCTTGGAAGTAATTGATGTGAACAAATCGGCCGGTGAAATCAGAACGAAAATTATGAACAGCGGAACGCTGAAAAATAAAAAAGGCGTTAACGTTCCAGGGGTTAGCGTTAATCTTCCTGGTATTACAGAAAAAGATGCAAAGGATATCGTTTTCGGTATCGAACAGGGCGTAGATTTCATTGCTGCCTCTTTCGTACGCCGTGCATCTGATGTGCTTGAAATCCGTGAACTGCTTGAAGAGCATAAAGCAACAGACATTCAAATCATTCCTAAAATCGAGAATCAGGAAGGCGTCGACAACATTGACGAAATCCTTGAAGTATCAGATGGACTGATGGTTGCACGGGGAGATCTAGGTGTAGAAATCCCTGCTGAAGAAGTTCCTCTTGTTCAAAAGGATCTGATCAAAAAATGCAACGCGCTTGGCAAGCCGGTTATCACAGCTACTCAAATGCTTGACAGCATGCAGCGCAATCCGCGTCCTACACGTGCGGAAGCAAGTGACGTGGCAAATGCAATCTTTGATGGCACAGATGCTATCATGCTTTCAGGTGAAACGGCTGCAGGACAATATCCGGTTGAAGCCGTTCAAACGATGCATAACATTGCATCGAGAGCTGAAACAGCACTTGATTATAAAGGAACGCTTTCAAAGCGCCGTGAGCAAACGGGAATGACGATTACAGATGCAATTGGCCAATCAGTGGCGCATACTGCGTTGAACTTGAATGTCAGTGCCGTTGTTACACCGACTGAGAGCGGACATACCGCCAGAATGATTTCGAAATACCGTCCGCAGGCACCGATTGTTGCCGTTACTTCATGTGATTCTGTATCGAGAAAACTTGCACTTGTATGGGGTGTTTTCTCTAAAACCGGCACAAAAGCAGGCTCTACTGATGAAATGCTGGAAAACGCGGTACAAGAGTCTATTCAGACAGGCATTGTAAAACACGGAGACCTAATCGTCATCACTGCTGGTGTTCCGATTGGAGAAGCCGGGACTACGAACCTAATGAAGGTTTATATTGTAGGCGACATTCTTGCGAAGGGTCAGGGAATCGGCCGTAAATCTGCATTTGGAAAAGTGGTAATTGCCAATAATGCAGAGGAAGCTTCTGCAAAAATGACAGAAGGCGCCATTCTTGTAACAAGAGGAACTGACCGTGATATGATGGATGCATTAAACAAAGCTTCTGCTCTTATTGCAGAAGAAGGCGGACTGACAAGCCATGCAGCCGTTGTGGGGCTAAGCTTGGGCATTCCTGTGATTGTAGGCGTTGAAAACGCTGCTTCCATTCTTGAAGACGGCATGGAAATTACAGTAGATGGAACACGCGGTGCGATTTACAAAGGACACGCAAGCGTCATCTAA